AACCGTCGGTAAAACAGATTTAAAGAGTGTTTATGACCCAGCCTGCGGATCAGGTTCACTTCTACTGCGTGTAGCAAAAGAAGCAAATGTCCGTAAATTCTACGGTCAAGAACTTACATCGACAACGTATAACTTAGCTCGGATGAACATGTTATTGCACGACGTTTCTTACCAAAACTTTGATATTCAAAATGCAGATACATTGGAGGAGCCACAGCACATCGAACTGAGGCACGAAGCAATCGTCGCCAATCCTCCTTACAGTGCGAAATGGAGCTCAGATGCAGCATTTTTGGATGACGAACGTTTCAGTGCGTATGGTCGTCTAGCTCCGAAATCAAGAGCTGACTATGCCTTTGTGCAACATATGATTCACCAATTGGATGATAACGGAACGATGGCTGTTGTATTGCCACATGGTGTCTTATTCAGAGGTGCAGCCGAAGGTATTATCCGCAAATATCTGATTGATGATAAGAACTATTTGGATGCTGTTATTGGTTTACCATCGAATGTCTTTTTCGGTACGTCGATTCCAACATGTATTATGGTGTTTAAAAAGTGTCGCGAAGCAGACGATAACGTTATTTTCATTGACGCATCTAGCGAATTTGAAAAAGGGAAGAATCAGAACATTTTAACGGATGAAAATGTTGAAAAAATAGTGGAAACATATAAATCCCGTGAGACGATTGATAAATATTCGCATGCAGCATTACTAAGCGAAATTGAGGAGAATGACTTCAACCTTAATATTCCACGCTATGTAGATACGTTCGAAGAGGAAGAGCCTGTTGATTTGGGGGCTGTTTCAAAGCGGATGAAGGAAATTGATGGAGAGATTGCTGAGATTGATGAAGAGCTAAAGAAGTACTTTAAGGAATTGGGGATATGATGATGCAACCAATTTTAAGGTTTCCACAATTTAAGGGTAAGTGGGAAACTGAAAGATTAAACGATTTAGGTAGTTTTAGGAGGAATTATTCGTTTTCTCGTAGTTATGAAGGCAAAGGAAATTATAAGCATCTTCATTACGGTGATATTCATTCGAAATTTGCTGGAATCTTAGATGATGAGACACCTATACCTTCGATAACAGTCCTACAAAGTTTTGAAGTCATTATGAATAATGATCTCATTTTTGCAGATGCATCCGAGGACTATAAAGATTTAGGTAAATCCGCAGTATTTTGGAATTTTACTTTGGATAATGTAGTTGCTGGTCTTCATACGCATTTATTTAGACCATCTAAATCTGTGGATGGTAGATTCTTAATGTATTTTACGCAAACAAGTAAATACTTTACTTTTATTAGACGAGTAGGTACAGGAATTTCGGTTCTTGGTTTGTCAAAAACGAACTTAGGGTTACTTGAGATTAATATGCCCGAGTATGAAGAACAACAAAAAATAGCCGACTTTTTCACCCTACTCGATCATCGCATTGAACAGCAACAAGAAAAGGTTGAAGCTTGGCGTGAGTATAAAATAGGAGTAATGCAGAAGCTGTTTAGCCAGGAATTACGTTTTAAGGATGAGGATGGACAGGAGTTTCCGGAGTGGAAAAAACATCACCTTAGTGAAATTACGGATAGAGTGGTTAGAAAGAATAAAGGGCTTCAATCCATATTGCCCTTAACTATATCAGCTCAACACGGATTAATAGATCAAGAAAAATACTTTGAAAAAACCGTTGCATCTTCGAATTTGGAAGGTTATTATCTCATAAATAAGGGCGAATTTGCTTATAATAAAAGCTACTCAAATGGATACCCTTTTGGTGCAATAAAGCGACTGAACAATTATGAACAGGGTGTTCTATCTACTTTATATATATGTTTTCAACCTAATAGCGATGTAGTTTATGGTGATTATCTAGAGCAATATTTTGAGACAAGTAAATGGCATAAAGAGATTTCAATGATTTCTGTTGAAGGAGCACGAAATCATGGCTTATTAAATATTGGAGTAGGTGACTTCTTCGAAACCTTACATTTACTTCCTTCTTTAAATGAACAAGTTAAAATTTCAAGCATACTAAAAACAATTGATGAAAAAATTGAATTAGAGTTTTTAAGACTAGAACTTTTACAAGACCAGAAATCGGGATTTATGCAGCAGATGTTTATTTAAAGAGTGCCACCTACAAGATTTCGACACTGTAGGTGGTGCTTTTACATATTTGTTAGTGAAAAAATAGGTGCTTAAATTAAAAGAATCTAATAAAGAAGTGGTGACGGGTGGACTTTAATTTAAAAATCCCCATGCAGTGTCGTAACCATTAAGTTATGATCTGAAATATTGGAACCTGCAGTATTTAAGTTACCATCGTGTCACATATTGGGACCATATGTAACACTAATAAGCAGGAGCATTGCAATTTTGATTGCAATGCTCCTGCTTATATATGAAACATCTATATATTGATGATATTGGATTATAGATTTTGATACACCTTCACCATCTTATAAAATGACGTTTTCTTCATATTCGCTTCTTCCATTGCTTTAACTGCTGTAATTTCCCCGGATTGCCACTTATCATACGACTGAATGAATTCATCTGTTATTTCAATTGATGGCCGTCCAAATTTAACGCCATTAGAAAGGGCTGAATCAATACCTTCACGTTGACGTATTCGTATTCTATCTCGTTCATCTTCCGCAAGCCAAGAGAGAACTTGAAGGATAAGATCCGAGATGAAATTACCAATACTGTCTTTATATTTTGTAGTATCCAACAAAGGCATATCAAGTACCACTATATCAGCCCCGATTTCCTTCGTAAGTTCTTGCCACTCGTTTAAAATATCATCCTTGCTTCGACCGAACCGATCCAGTGAATGAATATAAAGAATATCTCCTTTCCTAATCATTCGTTTCATTAATTGATATTGTTCGCGGTGAAAGTTCTTACCAGATTGCTTGTCGAGGAAAATATCACGATTATTAATATCAATCTTTTTCATTGCTTTCATTTGACGGCTTTCGTTTTGATCTTTTGAACTTACCCTGATGTATCCGAACTTTCGAGATTCCAAAATTACACACCCCTTTAGGAACGTTTGTTTCTTTAAGTATATATTTCCGTTCGAAAAGTTGCAACGAAGTGGGTGAACGTTCGAAAAGTGATTAAATACTTTTACGAACTGTTTTTCACTATGTTTTCGTTACTTGGAGGAGCGTTCGTTAAAGTGTACTTTTATGAACGGAATGAATTGATCTAGAAAGAAATTATATGTCACTTTCGAATTTTTAGAGAAGCGTGTTCAGAAAACGACGAGTTTTGGAACACAAATTACCAAGTAGCAAAAGAGCATTTATTATTTTGTTCAGCATATCGGGCTATTTAAAGGAGTAAGGCAATTGATAAAGATGAAATTCTAACGGTGCTGCCATTAGGTCCACTGATTGCATCTATATTCTTTTTTGGTTCGGTATTGACGTAAAAAAAGTTAAAAATGAAGTGAAGGGAAAAAGTAATGACGATTTAAAAGAGAAAGGGAAAGGGGTAGGTAATTTATAAAAGCAAAGGTGGATTCATCTTTGCTTTGTAAATTAACGGTCTATTCCTATCAATAATAGGGCACGATTGCGGAATAATGAGCAGTCAAAAGAAGCTCAGATTAACGTATATTTAAGGAATTGATACAAAAGAAAGAAGGCAATCATTCGGCTGATGGAATGATTGCCTTCTTTCTAATATCCAGTGCCATAATCAGCATAAGTCTACGCCTGTTTAACTAGGCTTTATTTGCTCCATATAATCTTTAATATCGTTTTCAGACATTTCACCTGTTATAATCTTTATAATCTTGCCGTCTGGATTAATAAGAAAAGTTGTAGGTAGTGGTTTAATATTATAAGTTTGCATTACACCTTTTGTTTTATCAATTAACGTAGGAAAAACCATTCCGTATTGGTCGGCAAATGCTCGGACTTTTAAATCAGGCTCGGCAATGTTAACCGCTAGCACTTGAACCCCTTGATCTTTATAAATCTG
This genomic window from Sporosarcina sp. Marseille-Q4063 contains:
- a CDS encoding type I restriction-modification system subunit M codes for the protein MTTSEKQRLQQAELHKKLWDMANDLRGQMEASEFKNYILGLIFYRYLSEKTEVRVDKLLEEDAISYGKAWADEEYREALAEELLQQIGYVIEPEYLFSNMMIEIEKGDNGTFDTELLQKAVNSVTESTLGTDSQADFEHLFDDMDLASSKLGRDVRSRSKLIAKIIASVNDIPFLHDDVDIDVLGDAYEYMISQFAASAGKKAGEFYTPQQVSKILAKIVTVGKTDLKSVYDPACGSGSLLLRVAKEANVRKFYGQELTSTTYNLARMNMLLHDVSYQNFDIQNADTLEEPQHIELRHEAIVANPPYSAKWSSDAAFLDDERFSAYGRLAPKSRADYAFVQHMIHQLDDNGTMAVVLPHGVLFRGAAEGIIRKYLIDDKNYLDAVIGLPSNVFFGTSIPTCIMVFKKCREADDNVIFIDASSEFEKGKNQNILTDENVEKIVETYKSRETIDKYSHAALLSEIEENDFNLNIPRYVDTFEEEEPVDLGAVSKRMKEIDGEIAEIDEELKKYFKELGI
- a CDS encoding restriction endonuclease subunit S, with the translated sequence MQPILRFPQFKGKWETERLNDLGSFRRNYSFSRSYEGKGNYKHLHYGDIHSKFAGILDDETPIPSITVLQSFEVIMNNDLIFADASEDYKDLGKSAVFWNFTLDNVVAGLHTHLFRPSKSVDGRFLMYFTQTSKYFTFIRRVGTGISVLGLSKTNLGLLEINMPEYEEQQKIADFFTLLDHRIEQQQEKVEAWREYKIGVMQKLFSQELRFKDEDGQEFPEWKKHHLSEITDRVVRKNKGLQSILPLTISAQHGLIDQEKYFEKTVASSNLEGYYLINKGEFAYNKSYSNGYPFGAIKRLNNYEQGVLSTLYICFQPNSDVVYGDYLEQYFETSKWHKEISMISVEGARNHGLLNIGVGDFFETLHLLPSLNEQVKISSILKTIDEKIELEFLRLELLQDQKSGFMQQMFI
- a CDS encoding recombinase family protein; this translates as MESRKFGYIRVSSKDQNESRQMKAMKKIDINNRDIFLDKQSGKNFHREQYQLMKRMIRKGDILYIHSLDRFGRSKDDILNEWQELTKEIGADIVVLDMPLLDTTKYKDSIGNFISDLILQVLSWLAEDERDRIRIRQREGIDSALSNGVKFGRPSIEITDEFIQSYDKWQSGEITAVKAMEEANMKKTSFYKMVKVYQNL